A single region of the Thermodesulfatator indicus DSM 15286 genome encodes:
- the yajC gene encoding preprotein translocase subunit YajC, with product MLGLAFAMAGNPQQGAGNPLIGFIPLILIFVIFYFLLIRPQQKRAKEHQKFLENLKRGDQVFTSGGLVGRVEKVDHDLVHLEIAPNVKVKVVKAYIAGPLNPPEPK from the coding sequence ATGTTAGGATTAGCTTTTGCTATGGCGGGTAATCCGCAACAGGGAGCGGGGAATCCTTTAATAGGTTTTATTCCCTTAATTTTAATCTTTGTGATTTTTTATTTTTTGCTGATTAGACCCCAGCAGAAAAGGGCCAAAGAACATCAGAAGTTTCTTGAAAATTTAAAGCGGGGAGACCAGGTCTTTACCTCTGGTGGGCTTGTCGGTCGGGTAGAAAAAGTTGACCATGATCTTGTTCACTTAGAAATTGCTCCTAATGTAAAAGTAAAAGTAGTTAAGGCCTACATTGCCGGTCCGCTAAATCCCCCAGAGCCTAAGTAG
- a CDS encoding cobyric acid synthase: MTAKVLAVLGTMSSVGKSLLTAIISYHFAKKGLKVSPFKAQNMSLNAFATTEGEMAYAQVFQAWAAGRKPSVKMNPLLLKPLGNMTSEIIFLGKTQGILPSGKFQKFKAGFKKQVFSVFEDILAENDLVVIEGAGGLAELNLLKNDFVNYEIVSRYQIPFLLVGDIDRGGIFAQIWGTYELVPELKPLSVGFAINKFRGAPELFEDGIKILEHKTQKPCLGLLPFLTLKLFEEDSASLGLPNQKFSSGPEKLKIAVVYYPHISNYLDFDPLKFEPDVEVILTAEPQELLKAHVIILPGSKNTMASLNFLREKGLSETIKSLSRQKILIGLCGGFQILGQKISDEGVENLGEVPGLALLPHETRFFRPKIATAQEITLNWPFFQGNLKGFEIRYGRSFLGGQEISHLFKENIFGSYLHGIFYEDDFRHAFLSYVRDLFGFEPRPKTFFHEFVQQQITKICKDYAFKRFLSRLEKALFIP; this comes from the coding sequence ATGACGGCCAAAGTCTTAGCCGTCCTGGGAACAATGTCATCGGTGGGCAAAAGTCTGCTCACCGCTATTATTTCTTACCATTTTGCTAAAAAGGGTCTAAAGGTTTCACCTTTTAAGGCCCAAAACATGTCTCTAAATGCTTTTGCTACCACAGAAGGCGAGATGGCCTACGCCCAGGTCTTTCAGGCCTGGGCTGCTGGCCGTAAACCCAGCGTAAAAATGAATCCACTACTTTTAAAGCCTTTGGGAAACATGACCTCTGAAATTATATTTCTAGGGAAAACTCAAGGGATTTTGCCTTCTGGGAAGTTTCAAAAATTTAAGGCCGGTTTTAAAAAACAAGTTTTTTCCGTTTTTGAAGACATTTTGGCGGAAAATGATTTAGTGGTTATAGAAGGCGCCGGAGGGCTTGCCGAACTAAATCTCCTTAAAAATGATTTTGTAAATTACGAGATCGTCTCGCGTTATCAAATTCCTTTTCTTTTGGTGGGCGACATTGACCGAGGAGGTATTTTTGCCCAGATCTGGGGAACTTATGAACTGGTACCTGAGCTTAAACCTCTTTCAGTTGGCTTTGCAATCAATAAATTCCGTGGAGCGCCAGAACTCTTTGAAGATGGTATAAAAATCCTTGAACACAAAACCCAAAAACCCTGTCTTGGGCTTTTGCCCTTTTTGACCTTGAAGCTCTTCGAAGAAGATAGTGCTTCTTTAGGGCTCCCTAACCAAAAGTTTAGCTCAGGGCCCGAAAAATTAAAAATAGCTGTGGTTTATTATCCCCATATTTCCAACTATCTGGATTTTGATCCTCTAAAATTTGAACCAGATGTAGAAGTGATATTAACGGCTGAACCCCAAGAACTCTTAAAAGCCCATGTCATCATACTCCCTGGTAGCAAGAATACCATGGCGAGCCTTAATTTTCTGAGGGAAAAAGGCCTTTCTGAAACCATAAAGTCTCTTTCTCGCCAAAAAATACTTATCGGGCTTTGTGGTGGTTTTCAAATCCTTGGCCAAAAAATAAGCGATGAGGGAGTAGAAAACCTCGGAGAAGTGCCAGGCCTTGCGCTTTTACCCCATGAAACACGTTTTTTCCGCCCTAAAATTGCCACCGCACAGGAAATAACTCTAAACTGGCCTTTTTTTCAGGGAAATTTGAAGGGTTTTGAAATCAGGTATGGAAGGAGTTTTTTAGGAGGGCAAGAAATTTCACATTTATTTAAAGAAAATATTTTTGGCAGCTATCTTCACGGCATATTTTATGAAGACGACTTTCGTCACGCTTTTCTTTCTTATGTTAGGGACTTATTCGGGTTTGAACCTCGACCAAAAACTTTTTTCCATGAGTTTGTTCAGCAACAAATAACAAAAATTTGTAAAGATTACGCCTTTAAAAGATTTCTAAGCAGATTGGAAAAGGCCCTTTTTATTCCATAA
- a CDS encoding SAM-dependent methyltransferase, giving the protein MMEPKLVSENIALLNLIFKNLSPAYFKVRFWTGEEWAPPGLKEPKVTIVIKNPGILAHLLAFPTDVRLGEAYIYDDLDFEGDIYSVFPLGEYLRQLYPRLLTNPFFWRSLFKLRMSVRRARRLEGRQAAKLKGKTHSIERDKQAISYHYDLPPEFYATYLDPMMVYSCAYFRSPDQDLATAQKNKLELVCRKLRLKPGERVLDIGCGWGGFVIYAAKKYRVKILGITLSENQVKYANEWIKREGLEDLAEVRLLDYRQLDEKEPFDKLVSIGMFEHVGSSKLWTYFRKAWKLLKPGGVFLNHGIAADWSWRIKRWSFTDRYVFPDGELLPIYKTLTVAERVGFEIRDVESLREHYVLTLRHWVKNLEKNYEKARQFVDEPTYRVWRLYMAGSAYAFSINEQSVFQSLLVKNRERGENDLPLTREDIYLNWDIME; this is encoded by the coding sequence ATGATGGAGCCAAAGTTGGTTTCAGAAAATATTGCTCTTCTAAATTTGATTTTTAAAAATTTAAGTCCAGCTTACTTCAAGGTTCGTTTCTGGACAGGGGAAGAATGGGCCCCTCCAGGATTGAAAGAACCAAAGGTTACCATAGTCATTAAAAATCCAGGGATTTTGGCTCATCTATTGGCCTTCCCAACGGATGTTCGGCTGGGTGAAGCTTATATTTACGATGACCTAGATTTTGAGGGTGATATTTATTCTGTCTTTCCCTTAGGCGAATACTTGCGCCAGCTTTATCCTCGTCTTTTGACGAACCCCTTCTTTTGGCGCAGCCTTTTTAAGCTTAGGATGTCAGTTCGTAGAGCCAGGCGTTTAGAAGGGCGTCAAGCAGCTAAGCTTAAAGGTAAAACCCATTCCATAGAAAGAGATAAACAGGCTATTTCTTATCATTATGATTTGCCTCCAGAATTTTACGCCACTTATCTTGACCCAATGATGGTCTATTCTTGTGCCTATTTTAGAAGTCCTGACCAGGATTTAGCGACAGCTCAGAAAAACAAACTAGAACTTGTTTGCCGTAAATTGCGTTTGAAACCCGGCGAACGGGTGCTTGATATAGGTTGTGGGTGGGGAGGCTTTGTTATTTATGCAGCTAAGAAATATAGAGTAAAGATTTTGGGTATTACCCTCAGTGAAAATCAAGTGAAATATGCCAACGAATGGATAAAAAGGGAAGGACTTGAAGATTTAGCCGAAGTTCGCCTCCTTGATTATCGTCAGCTAGATGAGAAAGAACCTTTTGACAAGTTGGTAAGCATTGGCATGTTTGAACACGTAGGGAGTTCTAAACTTTGGACTTATTTTCGTAAGGCCTGGAAGCTTTTGAAACCGGGCGGAGTTTTTCTAAACCACGGTATCGCCGCAGACTGGAGCTGGCGTATAAAAAGATGGTCTTTTACTGACCGTTATGTTTTCCCGGATGGTGAACTTTTGCCAATATATAAAACTCTTACCGTGGCTGAAAGAGTGGGCTTTGAAATAAGAGACGTTGAGTCCTTAAGGGAACATTATGTGCTCACCTTACGCCACTGGGTGAAAAATCTTGAAAAAAATTACGAAAAAGCTCGCCAATTTGTAGATGAGCCTACTTATCGGGTGTGGCGGCTTTACATGGCCGGCTCAGCTTATGCTTTTTCCATAAATGAACAGAGCGTTTTTCAAAGCTTGCTAGTTAAAAATCGTGAACGAGGCGAAAATGATCTTCCCTTAACTCGTGAGGATATATACCTGAATTGGGATATTATGGAATAA
- a CDS encoding DUF5320 domain-containing protein yields the protein MPGLDRTGPLGEGPMTGRGLGLCTPEGKAFLARGPWGRGFGWGRGFGWGRGLGWRHGWGRGFGRGWCWRFFGGFGGGRGFGWGWRRWLASLTPEERKKLLEEEANFYREQLEEIEKELKEEQKE from the coding sequence ATGCCAGGGTTAGATCGCACAGGTCCTTTAGGTGAAGGCCCAATGACTGGCCGAGGTCTCGGGCTTTGTACACCTGAAGGCAAAGCTTTTTTGGCTAGAGGTCCATGGGGCCGAGGCTTTGGCTGGGGGCGAGGCTTTGGTTGGGGACGTGGTCTGGGTTGGCGTCACGGTTGGGGACGTGGTTTTGGCCGCGGTTGGTGTTGGCGTTTCTTTGGAGGCTTTGGCGGGGGACGCGGTTTTGGCTGGGGCTGGCGCCGATGGCTAGCCTCTCTTACGCCTGAAGAAAGAAAAAAACTCCTTGAAGAAGAGGCCAATTTTTATCGTGAACAGCTTGAAGAAATAGAAAAAGAACTTAAAGAAGAACAAAAAGAATAA
- a CDS encoding radical SAM protein, giving the protein MFNLFKKKLPRLRSAQIEVSTYCQFRCQMCPHHLFYDIWQAKHMDLVLFEKIPLAQFKFVHLQGWGEPLLHPDILKMIDIAARYTKVGLTTNGYFLERILDHVEKLDYLAISIASPDEKKHRNIRKCALKPIIEEVKFIARQKTRPKLVLSTVMMRSTIEELPDLIELAKDCGVDEVIANNLDYIPSTTLAEEAIFWLSPNEKEHFNQIIAQARQKAEKLEIAFEAKPLKAEEVIICAERPHESCLITVTGQISPCVYLHLPTKNEFLPRFFNNQEIKIPKVYFGNLTKNSFTEIWFRKEYRLFREQYLKRERALYSSLLLDFPELPSFCKTCYKAYSL; this is encoded by the coding sequence ATGTTCAATTTATTCAAGAAAAAACTTCCCAGGCTTCGTTCTGCTCAAATAGAAGTTTCTACTTATTGTCAGTTCCGCTGCCAAATGTGCCCTCACCATCTTTTTTATGACATCTGGCAGGCTAAACATATGGATCTAGTACTTTTTGAAAAAATTCCTTTGGCACAATTCAAATTCGTTCATTTGCAAGGCTGGGGAGAACCATTGCTACATCCTGATATTCTCAAGATGATCGATATAGCTGCCCGATACACGAAAGTTGGCTTGACCACCAATGGTTATTTTTTAGAGAGAATTCTTGATCATGTAGAAAAACTTGATTATCTCGCTATATCCATTGCCAGCCCCGATGAGAAAAAGCACCGAAACATTAGAAAATGCGCCCTTAAGCCTATAATTGAAGAAGTTAAATTCATCGCCAGGCAAAAAACTCGCCCAAAATTAGTACTTTCTACCGTTATGATGCGAAGCACTATAGAAGAACTGCCCGATTTAATAGAATTAGCAAAAGATTGCGGAGTCGATGAAGTTATAGCCAACAATCTTGACTATATTCCCTCGACTACTCTGGCGGAAGAGGCCATATTTTGGTTATCCCCTAATGAAAAAGAACATTTTAACCAAATAATAGCCCAGGCAAGGCAAAAAGCGGAAAAACTGGAAATAGCCTTTGAGGCCAAACCATTAAAAGCTGAAGAAGTTATAATATGCGCTGAAAGGCCCCATGAATCTTGCCTAATTACCGTTACCGGACAAATCTCGCCTTGCGTTTATTTACATTTGCCCACCAAAAACGAATTTTTACCAAGATTTTTTAATAACCAGGAAATAAAAATACCAAAAGTCTATTTTGGTAATCTAACCAAGAACTCATTTACAGAAATATGGTTTAGAAAAGAGTATCGCCTTTTTAGAGAACAATATCTCAAACGTGAAAGAGCGCTTTACTCGAGTTTACTCTTAGACTTCCCTGAACTTCCTTCTTTTTGCAAAACCTGTTATAAAGCTTACAGCCTTTAA
- a CDS encoding [Fe-Fe] hydrogenase large subunit C-terminal domain-containing protein: MLLIVRGRAEIDPEKCVNCGLCAKVCPYHAIIYVPAPCEDACPVGAIRKEEDGKQKIDYEKCIYCARCLQACPFGAILEKSQLIEVIRSLKSPSQKTVALIAPAIAGQFSADFEQIVSALRKLGFDYIVEVAAGADIYAKKEAKEFIERMEKADKLMTSSCCPSHLELVKKHIPELSPYVSSTRTPMHYAAELARAQYPEAKIVFVGLCERSEAIPETASTSNEASQ; this comes from the coding sequence ATGCTATTAATAGTAAGAGGTAGAGCAGAGATTGATCCAGAAAAATGTGTTAATTGTGGACTTTGTGCAAAAGTTTGTCCTTACCATGCTATCATTTACGTACCTGCTCCTTGTGAAGATGCTTGTCCCGTAGGTGCAATTAGAAAAGAAGAAGATGGCAAACAGAAAATTGACTATGAAAAATGTATTTACTGTGCAAGATGTCTGCAGGCTTGCCCTTTTGGAGCAATTTTAGAAAAATCTCAACTTATAGAAGTCATTCGTTCTCTAAAATCACCCTCTCAAAAAACTGTAGCTCTAATAGCACCAGCTATTGCAGGCCAATTTTCGGCAGATTTTGAACAGATTGTTTCTGCTCTCCGGAAGCTAGGATTTGATTATATTGTAGAAGTAGCCGCCGGTGCAGATATTTATGCAAAAAAAGAAGCCAAAGAATTTATTGAACGAATGGAAAAAGCTGATAAGCTCATGACTTCTTCTTGCTGTCCTTCACATTTAGAACTCGTAAAAAAGCATATTCCAGAACTTTCTCCTTATGTTTCCAGCACAAGGACACCTATGCACTACGCAGCTGAACTAGCTCGTGCTCAATATCCTGAGGCTAAAATTGTATTCGTAGGTCTTTGCGAGCGAAGCGAAGCAATCCCTGAGACTGCTTCGACCTCTAACGAGGCCTCGCAGTGA
- the cydB gene encoding cytochrome d ubiquinol oxidase subunit II produces MEQNIFQIIWFILWGVLWAVYFMLDGFDFGIGMLLPFAAKNETERRIMYNAVGPVWDGNEVWLVTAGGATFAAFPTTYAVMFSALYTPLLLILFALIFRGVTFEFRGKEDSPIWRTIWDVCLVLGSFLPSLLFGVAFANFFKGLPIDAQGIMHGNTLTLLNPYGLIGGALFVVMFIVHGAIWLTVKSNGELQKRAKKIAERFWILEIILVLVFLAVSGLTTDLWTNYVIHKWLLIIPAAALIAYFAIPAFLSRAAYWYAWFASSAAIVFTVAFGIAGLFPRLIPSSLNPAWSLTIYNSSSSPLTLKVMTVVAFIFVPLVIAYQIWTYKLFSDKIKPEFLKTDEAY; encoded by the coding sequence ATGGAACAAAATATTTTTCAGATAATCTGGTTTATTTTATGGGGAGTCCTTTGGGCTGTTTATTTTATGCTTGACGGTTTTGATTTCGGCATAGGTATGCTTTTACCCTTTGCTGCCAAAAATGAAACTGAAAGACGTATTATGTACAACGCCGTAGGACCTGTTTGGGATGGCAATGAAGTCTGGCTGGTCACTGCTGGTGGTGCTACTTTTGCCGCTTTTCCTACTACTTACGCTGTAATGTTTAGTGCGCTTTATACTCCTCTTCTATTAATTCTTTTTGCCCTAATTTTTAGAGGGGTGACCTTTGAATTCAGAGGTAAAGAAGACAGCCCCATTTGGCGCACAATATGGGATGTCTGTCTGGTTCTTGGTAGCTTTTTGCCCTCTCTTCTTTTTGGAGTAGCCTTTGCCAACTTCTTTAAAGGCTTGCCCATTGATGCTCAAGGTATTATGCACGGCAATACACTGACTCTTTTAAACCCTTATGGCCTTATTGGCGGAGCCCTTTTTGTAGTTATGTTTATTGTTCATGGGGCTATCTGGCTAACGGTCAAAAGTAACGGTGAATTACAGAAAAGAGCCAAAAAGATAGCCGAGCGTTTCTGGATTCTAGAAATAATTTTGGTCTTAGTATTTTTAGCGGTCTCTGGCCTGACCACCGACTTGTGGACTAACTATGTTATTCATAAATGGTTGTTAATAATTCCTGCAGCAGCTTTAATAGCCTATTTTGCCATACCAGCTTTCCTTTCTAGGGCTGCTTATTGGTATGCTTGGTTTGCCTCGTCAGCAGCTATTGTTTTTACCGTAGCCTTTGGTATTGCTGGGCTTTTTCCTCGCCTTATTCCTTCTAGCCTTAATCCCGCTTGGAGCCTTACAATTTATAACTCATCTTCAAGTCCGTTGACCTTAAAAGTTATGACGGTAGTAGCTTTTATATTTGTTCCCTTGGTGATTGCCTATCAAATCTGGACTTATAAACTCTTTAGTGACAAAATAAAGCCAGAGTTTCTAAAAACTGACGAAGCCTATTAG
- a CDS encoding cytochrome ubiquinol oxidase subunit I, whose translation MFDVVLLSRLQFAVATLFHFLFVPLTLGLSLLVAIYETLYVKTGDEDYKRAAKFWGKLFLINFAVGVVTGITLEFQFGTNWSRYSMYVGDIFGSLLAIEATLAFFLESTFIAVWHFGWNRLSPKLHAICIWLVAIAGNISALWILLANGWMQHPVGYVLRNNRAELESFWAVITNPFGWLEFFHTTAAAYVLAGFFVLGISAWHLIRKNEVTFFKKSFRVAAIWTLVFSIFLVINGDIHGSHVAHTQPTKLAAMESIWETQRGAPLYLLVIPDEANERNKIELLPIPKFLSFISYHDLNAEVKGLKEWPKEERPPVALTFWSFRAMIGLGLLFLFMSIWAFVKRLNPETDRKLLRILPWIIPLPYLGCELGWIVAEVGRQPWIVYGLMKTTEAVSPVAPVQVAISLIAFTLVYTFLGLIGFYLIFKFARRGPKAKETKVIEITSAEPITT comes from the coding sequence ATGTTTGATGTAGTTTTACTGTCACGGCTACAATTTGCTGTGGCCACTTTGTTTCATTTTCTTTTTGTTCCTTTAACTTTGGGGCTTTCTCTTTTGGTGGCTATTTATGAAACCCTCTATGTTAAAACCGGCGATGAGGACTACAAACGTGCTGCCAAGTTCTGGGGGAAGCTTTTTCTGATTAATTTTGCCGTAGGTGTAGTTACTGGTATTACCCTTGAATTCCAGTTCGGGACGAACTGGTCGCGCTACTCCATGTACGTGGGAGACATTTTTGGTTCTCTTTTAGCCATTGAAGCTACTCTGGCCTTTTTTCTGGAGTCTACTTTTATAGCTGTCTGGCATTTTGGCTGGAATCGTTTGTCTCCCAAGCTTCACGCTATTTGTATCTGGTTGGTAGCCATTGCTGGTAATATTTCTGCCCTGTGGATACTTCTGGCTAACGGCTGGATGCAGCACCCAGTAGGCTATGTTCTACGCAACAATCGAGCTGAGCTTGAAAGTTTTTGGGCCGTTATAACCAACCCCTTTGGTTGGCTCGAATTTTTTCATACAACAGCTGCAGCCTATGTTTTGGCCGGTTTTTTTGTACTGGGGATTTCGGCCTGGCACTTGATCCGTAAAAATGAAGTTACCTTTTTCAAAAAAAGTTTTCGTGTAGCAGCTATCTGGACTTTAGTTTTTTCTATATTTTTAGTCATAAATGGTGATATCCACGGAAGCCACGTAGCCCATACCCAGCCAACTAAGTTGGCGGCTATGGAATCTATCTGGGAAACTCAGCGCGGAGCTCCTCTTTATCTTTTAGTGATCCCTGATGAAGCTAATGAGCGCAACAAAATAGAACTTCTCCCTATACCTAAATTTTTAAGTTTCATCTCTTACCATGACTTAAACGCCGAAGTAAAAGGTCTTAAAGAATGGCCTAAAGAAGAAAGGCCCCCTGTGGCTTTGACTTTTTGGTCGTTCAGGGCCATGATAGGGCTTGGATTACTTTTCCTTTTCATGAGTATCTGGGCTTTTGTTAAGCGCCTCAATCCTGAGACAGACAGAAAGCTCTTGCGAATCCTTCCCTGGATAATTCCCCTGCCTTACTTAGGTTGTGAACTAGGCTGGATAGTAGCGGAGGTAGGCCGTCAGCCCTGGATAGTTTATGGACTCATGAAGACCACAGAGGCTGTTTCTCCTGTAGCTCCTGTTCAGGTAGCCATTTCATTAATAGCCTTCACTCTGGTTTATACCTTTTTGGGTTTGATAGGCTTCTATCTTATTTTCAAGTTTGCCAGACGCGGTCCTAAAGCTAAAGAAACCAAAGTAATTGAAATTACTTCGGCAGAGCCGATTACTACCTAA
- a CDS encoding RrF2 family transcriptional regulator, protein MRISRATDYGVRLVVYLAENPKRIIPRTEIAREMDIPGEFLAKIAQNLAKAGIIEIKQGRAGGYLLRRDPSELSLLEVVEALEGEICLNVCVGKPEACHLSKNCKVHLVWEAARDGLRKLLKGIPIANLKFSL, encoded by the coding sequence ATGCGTATCAGCCGAGCCACAGATTATGGAGTTCGTTTAGTAGTTTATTTAGCTGAAAACCCTAAGAGAATTATTCCTCGCACAGAAATTGCCCGCGAAATGGACATCCCTGGTGAGTTTTTGGCAAAGATTGCTCAGAATTTAGCCAAAGCAGGCATCATAGAGATAAAGCAAGGGCGGGCCGGTGGGTATCTACTGCGCCGGGATCCCAGTGAACTTTCTTTGCTAGAGGTAGTGGAAGCCCTTGAAGGAGAAATTTGTCTAAATGTATGCGTAGGCAAGCCCGAAGCTTGCCATCTAAGTAAAAACTGTAAGGTGCATTTGGTGTGGGAGGCAGCTCGGGATGGTTTAAGAAAACTGTTAAAAGGCATCCCCATAGCCAACTTAAAGTTTAGTTTATAG
- the purN gene encoding phosphoribosylglycinamide formyltransferase — MFKLGWFTTGRDKAARDLLSVVQQKIDEGFIPGKIVYVFLSREPGESQESDAFLRLCEDLGLKVYCLSAKHFKPSLRQQNRKAWRISYHQKVYELIKKDPVDLVVLAGYMWVVSAELCQKLPMINLHPALPGGPQGTWQEVIWKLLAERAEETGAMMHLVTPELDRGPAVTFYRFNIKGEKFAPLWEAFEKKLAEKGLAKIIKEEGEQEPLFALIREEGVKRELPLIVYTIKAFADSEIRLVNHQLVDREGKRLLEPFDLTSRIEKYLTTGEW, encoded by the coding sequence ATGTTTAAACTGGGTTGGTTTACTACAGGAAGAGACAAAGCGGCCAGAGACCTTTTAAGTGTGGTTCAACAAAAAATAGACGAAGGCTTTATTCCAGGAAAGATTGTTTATGTGTTTCTCTCTCGAGAGCCCGGAGAAAGCCAAGAAAGTGATGCCTTTTTAAGGCTTTGCGAAGATTTAGGGCTTAAAGTTTATTGTCTTTCAGCCAAACATTTTAAGCCCTCTCTTCGTCAGCAAAATCGCAAGGCCTGGCGCATATCTTATCACCAAAAAGTTTACGAACTGATTAAAAAAGATCCTGTAGATTTGGTAGTTCTGGCCGGTTATATGTGGGTGGTCTCTGCTGAACTTTGTCAAAAACTCCCCATGATAAATTTACATCCAGCACTTCCTGGTGGCCCTCAGGGGACCTGGCAGGAGGTGATATGGAAGCTTCTTGCAGAAAGAGCCGAAGAAACTGGAGCTATGATGCATTTGGTAACCCCTGAGCTTGACCGAGGGCCTGCGGTGACCTTTTACCGTTTTAACATCAAAGGCGAAAAATTCGCTCCCCTATGGGAGGCATTTGAAAAAAAACTAGCGGAAAAGGGTTTAGCAAAAATTATAAAAGAAGAAGGAGAACAAGAACCTCTCTTTGCTCTAATTCGTGAAGAAGGGGTTAAAAGAGAGTTGCCATTAATTGTCTATACCATAAAGGCCTTTGCCGACAGTGAAATAAGGCTAGTAAATCACCAATTGGTTGACCGGGAAGGGAAAAGACTCTTAGAACCTTTTGACCTCACCTCACGCATAGAAAAATATTTGACCACTGGAGAATGGTAA
- a CDS encoding pyridoxal phosphate-dependent aminotransferase produces the protein MLRGHGGEVYYLAKHLGISPEDISDHSSNVSPLPPPQGLYEHLKKHLPEIERLPEADSESLREAMGIHFGLEPELIIPASGTSEWIFNIPKLLKPKKVIILGPTYSDYADAAKLAGLDKKFVLAREEENFRPPLEELEKIIGPKDLVFICNPNNPTGTLVPQEALKRLVLKYPETFFVIDESYIDFVADESSLVPYIKNLPNCLILRSFSKIYRIPGLRLGFLVISPPLKDVFWQALLPWAVNRLAQVAGVWLIGQKNYVKQVKLFIVQEKKNFLKTLNDMNLPIKVYESSLHFFLLKLMKHNSQKVWHSLLKKYYILIRNASNFYGLKGPFLRLALRETEKNQKLLLALRDVLK, from the coding sequence ATGCTTCGTGGTCACGGAGGCGAAGTTTATTATCTTGCCAAGCATCTTGGAATCTCTCCAGAAGACATTAGCGACCACAGTAGCAATGTCTCTCCCTTGCCCCCTCCCCAAGGGCTTTACGAACACTTAAAAAAACATTTACCAGAAATTGAACGTTTACCCGAAGCAGATAGCGAGTCTTTGCGAGAAGCCATGGGGATACACTTTGGTCTTGAGCCCGAATTGATTATCCCCGCAAGTGGCACCAGTGAATGGATATTTAATATTCCTAAACTCCTTAAACCAAAAAAGGTTATCATTTTAGGCCCTACATACAGTGACTATGCTGATGCTGCAAAGTTAGCAGGTCTTGATAAAAAATTTGTACTGGCTAGAGAAGAGGAAAACTTTAGGCCTCCTTTAGAAGAACTTGAAAAAATCATTGGCCCAAAAGATTTAGTTTTTATATGTAATCCCAACAATCCTACTGGCACTCTAGTACCCCAAGAGGCCCTTAAAAGGCTGGTTTTAAAATACCCTGAAACTTTTTTCGTTATTGATGAATCTTACATTGACTTTGTAGCTGACGAATCTTCCCTGGTTCCTTATATTAAAAATTTGCCAAATTGTCTTATTTTGCGTTCCTTTTCTAAGATATATCGCATTCCCGGCTTAAGACTTGGTTTTTTAGTAATAAGCCCCCCATTAAAAGATGTTTTTTGGCAGGCCCTTCTCCCCTGGGCTGTTAATAGACTGGCTCAAGTGGCAGGAGTTTGGCTAATTGGCCAAAAAAACTATGTTAAACAAGTAAAACTTTTTATCGTCCAGGAAAAGAAAAATTTTTTGAAGACCTTAAACGACATGAATTTACCGATAAAAGTTTACGAAAGTTCTTTGCATTTCTTTTTATTAAAATTAATGAAGCATAATTCCCAAAAAGTTTGGCATTCATTGCTGAAAAAATATTATATTTTGATACGTAATGCCTCTAACTTTTATGGTCTTAAGGGGCCTTTTTTGCGTTTGGCCTTAAGAGAGACTGAAAAAAACCAAAAGCTACTCCTAGCTTTAAGGGATGTGCTTAAATGA
- a CDS encoding 2-phosphosulfolactate phosphatase encodes MKRIKVLPVPKPIETEGLIVLVDILRATSTIVTALSCGALRVKPVASIEEALLYSKQDYLLAGERECVPPEGFQAGNSPIEAQNFAQAKVVLTTTNGTKALSFVKRAKAICAGAFLNLAAVSKFAERFEEVTVLCAGTNGDLSLEDFLWAGKFLGYLFNYERENDAAIVAFEYAREISDILKEIIKSPHARRLEKFGFYKDIEFCARLNIYNTVPILTSEGFVGIEVT; translated from the coding sequence ATGAAAAGGATAAAAGTTTTGCCCGTTCCTAAACCAATTGAAACAGAAGGTTTGATTGTGCTGGTAGATATTTTACGAGCTACTTCAACTATAGTAACAGCTCTGAGTTGCGGAGCTTTAAGGGTAAAGCCTGTAGCTTCTATAGAAGAAGCCTTGCTTTACAGCAAGCAAGACTATTTACTAGCGGGAGAAAGGGAGTGTGTACCTCCAGAGGGTTTTCAGGCGGGGAATAGCCCCATTGAAGCCCAAAATTTTGCTCAGGCAAAAGTGGTATTAACCACTACAAACGGGACCAAAGCCCTAAGCTTTGTAAAACGAGCAAAAGCTATTTGTGCCGGGGCTTTTTTGAATTTGGCAGCGGTAAGCAAGTTTGCCGAAAGATTTGAAGAGGTAACGGTGTTATGTGCTGGCACTAATGGAGACTTGTCTCTAGAAGACTTTCTGTGGGCTGGTAAATTTTTAGGCTATCTTTTTAATTATGAAAGAGAAAATGACGCAGCTATTGTTGCTTTTGAATATGCCAGAGAGATATCAGACATATTAAAAGAAATTATCAAATCTCCACATGCTCGTCGGTTAGAAAAATTCGGATTTTATAAAGACATAGAGTTTTGTGCCAGACTAAATATTTACAATACCGTACCTATCTTAACCTCTGAAGGTTTTGTGGGCATTGAAGTAACATAG